From the genome of Verrucomicrobiota bacterium:
TTCAGGTTCGCCAGGTTGATCAAATAATCGGCCTCTGCGATGAATCCAGGCAGAAAATCCTGCTCCTTGCCTTGCGGACGTGAACTCCAATGGAACGGCACAGGCGAAGGCGTGCATTGAGTCCGCCCAAATTTTCCACCGTGGTCCACGTAGCGCACGGCAGGAAAGGCCTTATGAAGCGGGTCGTAATACTCGTTGGCGAAATAGGCGAGGGTGTCGCCCACGGAAATGTCCGCTTCATTTGCGCCGGCGGCTGCGACAAGCTGGCGAAGCAACGCGGAAATCATCTGCGGCGCGGTGTTCATGTAATCGCGCCTCCTCTCCAGCGCGTAAGTCTCGGCATTCACGTTCTTGTCCCGCCAGATCATTCCCACGAAATTCACTTTGATCGCGATCTTTTCGCCTTTTCTGTAGCCGACATCGCCTCTTCCTCGCGCTTTGTTAAGATGCCGGAAGAGTTTGTCCCAGGCCTGCGTGTCGGACGACTCGCCTGCCAATTCGCGCACGGACCGCGACATCATGGCGTCCACACGCTGCGGATCGGTGTGCGCGTTTTCCCACCAATGCCCGTCACCCGGCCCATTCCAATGGGCGCTTCCGGATCGTGGACCCAAACCACGCGGCCGGGGTGAATGCCCTTGGCTTCACCGATCGGTTTGAGGCGCTCCGGTTCCTCGGCGGCTGTTCTCCTCGGGAGGGAGAGCGCCATTTCGCCAAGCACGGTGGCGCTGGAAATCTTGAGGAAGGTTCGGCGGGAAAACAGTTGGTCAATACTGGTCATAAGGCCCCCATTCGCTGCGCAGGTTGTTCTCGAACGTTTCACGAAAAGCCGGAACTACCGGCTCCGGCACCTAACTGAGGTGCGCCGAGAAATTCTTTGATCTGGGTCAAGCGGCAAGACGACTTTGATCCGCCTTCCGGTAGGGCTGTGCTGCCGCACAGCGATTTCAGGGGTTTTGGGGAATTCTCTCTCGGAATTCGTGAAGATTCGTGAAATTCGCGTCTCAACTCACGAATTCCAGTTCGGGACAACAGGGGATGAGTTTGCGTTCGTGTGCCTGCGTCAGAAATCTCCGGATCGATTCCCGGCCCTTTTCGCCGTAATTCAGCGTCCAGTGGTTCACGTACATTCCGACGAATCGGTCGGCTAACTCGCGTCCCATGTCGCGAGCGTATTGAAGTGCGTGCTGCACGGCCTCGGAACGGTGGTCGAGCGAATACCGGATGCTGGCGGTGAGGATGTCGGAAATGATCTTGCGCGTGAGGGGATCGAACCGTTTGTGAATGACGTTGCCCCCGAGCGGCAAAGGCAAACCATCGTTCTCCTGGCCCCACCAGATGCCCAGATCCTGGCACAATTGCAGCCCCTGATCGCGGTAAGTCAACTGCCCTTCGTGGATGATCAAACCGACGTCGGCCTGGTCCGAGCGCACCGCGTGAAAAATCTGATCGAACGGCACGACGACACAGTCGATCTCGGAAGCGGGCTTCCCTAGCCAGAGTTGCAGGGCGAGAAACGCGCTCGTCATCGTGCCCGGAACGGCAATTCGTCGGCGCGCAATGTCCTCTGTGGTGAAGGCGCGCTTCGCCACCAGCACCGGCCCGTAACCGTCGCCCATGCTCGCGCCGCTGGGGAGCACTGCGTATTGGTCGCTGACGTAAGCGTAGGCGTGGATGCTGATGGCCGTAATGTCCAGTTCGCCTCGGCGCGCGCGCTCATTCAACGTCTGAATGTCTTGGAGCACGTGCTGAAACCGAAATCCGGGTGAAGCGATCAAATCCTTGGCCAGCGCGTAGAACATGAACGCGTCGTCGGGATCGGGCGAATGGCCGAGCGTCAGCGTGCGATTTGCCATGCGCAGAAACTAGCGCGCACGCCTCCGGCTGTCACGGTTTACAGTATGAGACACACGCCTCTCGAAAGGCTCAGGCGCTGTCTCGCTGAATCTTGCTCACAAAAGTGGCGCGGGCGGCGCCGTCGAAGGGCCGGCCCTCTCGTTTGCACCACGCAGCCAATTCGTGAACATCCACATCCACCTTGTAGGCAGTCACGCCCTTCGACCGCAAATCCTCAATCAGCTTGGTGGCGGCTGCGCGCCACTCCTCATAGGTCGGGTGCAAAGAATCCGCATCAGCGGCCAAAGCTCGCAAAAGGGAATACTGGTCTTGGCTGTACCACGCCACGCCCGTCTCAACCTGGTTGTGCTTTCTCATAGTACATCCATCATACCCGGCGATGGTGCTTCACCCGGGGGCTGTCAGCAATCCGCAAGTTTTAGCGCACGGCAAAACCGAGCGCATCGAATGAGGACGCTGAGTTCCGAGGAATCGCCTGCGTAGCGCAGATTTTCAGTCTATTATCAGTATCACCGGAAATCGCCGCAGCTTGCGACGATTTTGGACTGCGGTGGCAGAGCGTAGCGGCGACACAGCTTTGGCACGGCGAGCCATGGCGACCAAAGCGGCGTGGCGCTTCGTTTCCCGCCGCAGTCCAAAAAGTTTGGTTGCGGCTTCGCCGCGCTGCGCCGCATCGCGGAATTGCATTCCGCAAGGTATCGACAAGTTCCGGCACCCTGGAATCTGCCGGAGCGCCGCCGATGACAAATCGGCGATACGGCAGACTGCAAGTCTGCGCTACAATCCGTTACGGAATGTCCTCGTTCTGAGATGCGCCGCGGCAAAGCCGAGCCAAACTCGCAGATTGTCAAGCGGCGCTGCCAAATGCATCGTTCTCGGAGAAATTCGCCATGCCAGAACGATTGCCCATCTACGAAATCGAAGCGGAGATCGTCGCTCGCCTGAAACAAAACCGGCGCCTCATCGTGCAGGCGCCGACCGGCTCGGGCAAATCGACGCAAGTGCCGCAGATGCTGCTGGAGCACGGTTTCTTGAGCACCGGCCAGGTCGTGATTTTGCAGCCGCGCCGTTTGGCGGCGCGCATGCTTGCGGCCCGCGTCGCTCAAGAACGCCAGGTGGAACTGGGGCGCGAAGTCGGCTATCAAATCCGCTTCGAGCACGTCGCGGGCTCAGAAACAAAAATCAAATACGTCACCGAAGGCATCCTCCTCCGGCAAATCGTGCAGGACCCCAGATTGGCCGGCGTGCAAGCGCTGATCTTTGACGAGTTTCACGAGCGCCATCTTTATGGCGACATCACGCTGGCGCAGGCGTTGGACCTTCAAGAAAACGCGCGCCCGGATTTGCTGCTGCTCGTCATGTCCGCGACACTGGATGCGGGCGCGCTCCAGTCTTACCTCAACCCGTGCGCCACGCTGTCATCGGAGGGGCGGATTTTTCCGGTGGACATCGAATTTGCCGCGCGCCGCGCGCCGTCCAACGCTCCGCCCGTTTGGGAACTCGCGGCGGAAGCGTTCGGCGATTTTGTCCGGTCGGGCGGCGAGGGCGACGTGCTCGTGTTCATGCCGGGCAGTTTCGAGATTCAACAGACGATCGAGGCGATCCGGCAAACTCCGGAGTCAAAGGGCTTCGTGATTCTTCCGTTGCACGGCGAACTTCCTCCGCGCGACCAGGACGCCGCCGTCGCGCGGTATGGTCAACCCAAGGTCGTGGTATCGACCAACGTCGCCGAGACTTCCCTGACGATTGACGGCGTGCGCCTGGTGATCGACAGCGGCCTGGCGCGGATTCCGCGTTACGATCCGAATCGCGGCATCAATACGCTGCTCATCGAGAAAATCAGCCGCGCCTCGGCCGATCAACGCGCCGGGCGCGCGGGCCGCACGGCGCCGGGCCGATGCGTGCGGTTATGGTCGCATCAAGAGCATCTGGAAAGGCCGACGCACGAGCTTCCGGAAATCAAACGGCTCGATCTCTCCGAAGTCGTGCTGACGCTGAAAGCCGCG
Proteins encoded in this window:
- a CDS encoding ABC transporter substrate-binding protein, which gives rise to MANRTLTLGHSPDPDDAFMFYALAKDLIASPGFRFQHVLQDIQTLNERARRGELDITAISIHAYAYVSDQYAVLPSGASMGDGYGPVLVAKRAFTTEDIARRRIAVPGTMTSAFLALQLWLGKPASEIDCVVVPFDQIFHAVRSDQADVGLIIHEGQLTYRDQGLQLCQDLGIWWGQENDGLPLPLGGNVIHKRFDPLTRKIISDILTASIRYSLDHRSEAVQHALQYARDMGRELADRFVGMYVNHWTLNYGEKGRESIRRFLTQAHERKLIPCCPELEFVS